CGGATGACCTGTGGTTAGCGGTGAAATGCCAATCGAACCTAGAGATAGCTGGTTCTCCTCGAAATAGCTTTAGGGCTAGCGTCATAAACTACCTGTCGGGGGTAGAGCACTGAATGGGTTGAAGGCTCCTCGGAGTACTTCGCTCAATCAAACTCCGAATACCGACAGAGATTATTATGGCAGTCAGAACGGCGGTGCTAAGATCGTCGCTCGAAAGGGAAACAGCCCAGATCGCCATCTAAGGCCCCCAAGTCATAGCTAAGTGGGAAACGGGGTGAGATTGCATAAACAACCAGGATGTTGGCTTAGAAGCAGCCATGCATTTAAAGAGTGCGTAACAGCTCACTGGTCAATTGTGATCTTGCACGGAAAATATAACGGGGCTCAAGCTATGCGCCGAAGATGCGAATTCTATAATTTATTATAGAGTGGTAGAGGAGCGTTCCTCGGGCACTGAAGCTAAACCGTGAGGTTTGGTGGAGCGCGGGGAAGTGAGAATGCTGGAATGAGTAACTATAAGGTAGGTGAGAATCCTACCCACCGTAAGACCAAGGTTTCCTGGGCAACGTTTATCGTCCCAGGGTTAGTCGGGCCTAAGCCGAGGACGAAAGTCGTAGGCGATGGACAACAGGTTGATATTCCTGTACCGGCTGCTTTGTTCCCACACAAGACGCAGGATGGTAACGCGTGCGGATTTTTGGTTATATCCGTCTAAGTGCGTAGTCTTGATTTATTTCAAGGTGAAACACGAATGAAACGGGTCGTAAGACTTGAATACGCGTGAGCCAAACTGACCAGAAAATTGTGTGATTAATAGAAGTAGCCGACCGTACCGCAAACCGACTCAGGTGGTCGGGTCGAGTAGACCAAGGTGCTCGGGAGAACCCTCGTTAAGGAACTCGGCAATATAGCGACCGTAACTTCGGAATAAGGTCTGCCCCGCCAATTTAGGCTGGGAGATATTGTCTGAATTCTTAACAACAAAAATAACAAAAACGTTGAAGATATAAGTGTAATCGCTTAAGATTTCGGACGTGTCTCGCAAGTTAAACTGGCGGGGCCGCAGCGAAAGAGCCCAAGCGACTGTTTACCAAAAACACAGGTCTGTGCTAACACGTAAGTGGATGTATACGGATTGACGCCTGCCCGATGCCGGAAGGTTAAAGAGCGAGGTTAACGCCTCAAACTGAAGCCCCGGTCAATGGCGGCCCTAACTATAAGGGTCCTAAGGTAGCGAAATTCCTTGTCGGGTAAGTTCCGACCCGCACGAATGGCGTAACGATTTGGGCACTGTCTCAACGAGGGACCCGGTGAAATTGCAATAGCGGTAAAGATGCCGTTTACCCGCACCAAGACGGAAAGACCCCGTGGAGCTTTACTACAACTTGACATTGGATTTGGTTATATACTGTGTAGAATAGGTGGGAGACTTTGAAGCTTCGGCGCTAGCCGAAGTGGAGTCACCAGTGAAATACCACCCTGTATGTGTCTTGGTTCTTACCGTGCCCGTTATCCGGTTACGGAACAGTGTCCGGTGGGTAGTTTAACTGGGGCGGTTGCCTCCTAAATTGTAACGGAGGCGTTCAAAGGTTAGCTAAGTTCGGATAGAAATCGAACTGATAGGGTAAGCCCATAAGCTAGCTTGACTGCGAGACCTACAAGTCGAGCAGGTGCGAAAGCAGGAGCTAATGACCCACTCATAACACGTGGAAGTGTGAGAGATCAACGGATAAAAGTTACCCCGGGGATAACAGGCTTATAGCGCCCAATAGTCCACATAGACGGCGCTGTTTGGCACCTCGATGTCGGCTCGTCCTATCCTGGAGCAGGAGCATGTTCCAAGGGTTTGGCTGTTCGCCAATTAAAAGGGTACGCGAGCTGGGTTCAGAACGTCGTGAGACAGTTCGGTCCCTATCTGGTGTGGGCGTTTAGAAATTTGAGAAGAGTTGCTCCTAGTACGAGAGGACCGGAGTGAACGAACCGCTGGTGTATCGGTTGTCATGCCAATGGCATTGCCGAGTAGCTACGTTCGGACGGGATAAACGCTGAAAGCATATAAGCGTGAAGCCTCCTTCAAGATTAGATTTCTCCATTTAGACTCGCAGTAGACGACTGCGTTGATAGGCACCAGGTGTAAGCACAGCAACGTGTTCAGCCGAGGTGTACTAATAGTCGATTGACTTTTTTTATACTTTTAATTCGCTGGCAATTTGTAGCTAGTAGACTATGAGTTAGTAAGAAGTTTTAGTTTCAACCATTTAACATATTTTTATCAAATAAAACCCCTTGTGGGTTTTATGCTCGTGTCTTTAGCGAAGGGGCCACACCGGTTCCCATGCCGAACACCGAAGTTAAGACCTTCTGCGTCGATGATACTCTTTTAGGGGAAAGTAGAACGACGCGAGCATAGAATCCACAAACTAAAAACACCAGACATCAACTTCTGGTGTTTTTTGGTACTTAGGCGGACTAGACTAAACTATTTTAATTTAATTATCTCCTAATTATTATCTAATTAAGCTCTATTCAAATACCACTTTTGGTATCAAAAGTGGAGCAAAAATAACCGACTGTGGCTCGCCCAAATAAGCGCCCCAGGCTAGCGAACAATCTTTATCCAGGATAAACTTGCCCTGATTGCTAACGCTTCAGGGCTTCAGACAATCCTGGATAATGATTAGTCCGTTAGCCTGTTGCTTTCTTGGAGCTCGATGTCGGTGTAAGGCAGACAACAGAAAACAGAGGACAGACAACAGGGGGCGGAGGACATGCGCAGCAAAAGCGAGCAACAGCTGGTGTTTTTGGTGCTTCACCTTGACAGGTTACGGGGGGGGGCTATTATTAGGCCATACTAAATGAAGGAGTAACTATAATTGATAAAAAACCTCCCTTAAAAACAACTAAAAAAACCGATGAGGCTACAGGTGATCGAACTAAAAAAGATTTTATGACTACTGCAATGCTTTCACTATTCTTGGGTGGATTTGGTGTTGATAGATTCTACCTAGGCAAAATGGGTACAGGTATTTTAAAATTAATAACTTTCGGTGGTTTTGGTATCTGGTACCTTATCGACTTAATACTTATACTAACTGGGGCGATGAAGTCCATGGACGGACAGTTACTTGCAAACAGAAAAAAGAATATTAAGTCGGCTTTAATTATGACCGGTGTTGTTTTTGTTATTGTAATAGCCATTGGTGCTGTATCGCCAAAAACTCCCACGGCTACAGAATCGACGAATACTAAGCCTGTAGATACCAAACCTGCAGAAACCAAGCCTGTAGATACCAAACCTGCAGAAACCAAACCGCCTGAAGTACCAGCAGAGACGGTAAGTCAAAAAAATGCTGTCAGTAAAGCAAAGGGCTACCTAAGCTACACTGCATTCTCCCATGATGGATTGGTAGCGCAATTGGAGTACGAGAAATTCACGCATGAAGATGCGGTATATGGTGCAGACAACTCTGGTGGAGACTGGATGGTACAAGCAGCTAAAAAAGCAAAATCATACATGGAGTATTCATCCTTCTCAAGAGGAAGCCTAATTAGCCAATTGGAGTATGATAAGTTCACACTAGCGCAAGCTACACACGGAGCAGATTCGGTAGGACTGTAGTACCCCCTCTAGTTTAATTGTTACTTATTGAATACCACTTTTGCTGCCCTTTACCGACATCGAGCTCCCAGAAAGCAACAGGCTAACGAACTAATCATTATCCAGGATTGTCTGAAGCCCTGAAGCGCTAGCTATCAGGGCAAGTTTATTATGGATAGAGATTGTTCGGTAGCCTGGGGCGCTTATTGGGGCGAGCCACAGTCGGTTGGTTTTATATCACTTTTGGCAGCAAAAGTGATGACTAATGAGATTAGTCTAAATATAATTATTATTGATGATTATTAGCAATTTGTGGCATTTTAGTCCAAAACCAGCCCAAAATAATCACTTCATATAACTATTGACAAAATAACCATAACTCGGTATAATCATAACCACAATAATATTAACCCAAGAGTTTAACAGCATCTTGGAGGGTGTAGAATAAGAGCTAGTTGGACTCCTTGCAAAAAGGAGTTTTTCTTATGCCAGGAACAAGAGAAGGCGGTATCAAAGCCGCATCAACCAACAAAAAGCGTTACGGTAAAGAGTTTTATACTCGCATCGGCGCAGTCGGTGGCAAAAAAAGTCGTGGCGGTGGATTCGCTGCCAACCCAGAGCTAGCTCGTGAAGCTGGCGCCAAGGGTGGACGCGCGAGTCGCCGTGGCAAAGCCGCTAAATAGGTATTTTTAACTACCATTAAAGAGCTCCATTAACTTGGGGCTCTTTAATTATTTAATTATTTCTCTTCTGATAGTACTCAAAATATCTTTGCTGACTTTCCACTTAGTACGACAATGGTAGCATTGAAACCGACTAGGCACGGATTGCATATTGAATTTATGGCATTTAGGGCATGTACTGCGCTTTGTTAGCCAATTGTCGTAGCTTTCCATACATTGAGCTATGTATTGCTCCTCAAGCGCTATAGAGTGCTTCAGAGCAAGCTTTCGGGTCATATTCCAGGCGTCCATTTCCATAGCGAAAAGTTCAAAATCGAATCTATAGTGGAAGTGCCCGAGTAAAGCATGGCTTATCTCGTGCAAGAGGGCCAGCTTGCCAGAGGCCTTATTAAGCAAAGTTGGGTCGTAGTTAATAACATCCTCGCCTGCATCATAGGCAAAATAGCCTGCTGGCAAGAACCGTTGCTTCGGATAAGCAGCGATAATCTCCATTCACCCTCCTTTTTATTAGTATCAACTATAAGCCCTGAACTGCTGACTGTAAATAATTATTTGCATAGTAAGCATTTTGGGGTGTAAAATACATAAAAATTAAGGGGATAGAAATGAATAAATCAAATGCAATTAAATTATTTCTGGCATTATCATTAATCGCTGTGGTCGTCGCGGCAACCATCAGCTATGGCGGTACTCAGCGAAGTAAGCAGGCCAAAACAGATCCCACGAGAAGTTCATTGCCTACTATTTCCGAAGCCCCTAAGCAGCAAGAGCCTGCTAAAGATAACGAAAACCCTAGTAAGCCTGCCGACTCTCAGCCCAAGCCAGTCAGCGACGAGCCTAGCCCCGCTGTAGCTACGCCTTCCCAGCCAAGCAGCCCTCAGGCGCCGATATTAGCGCAGATACCCCAAAGCAGTATACCCGCTACTGGCCCCGCAGACACACTAATACCTGCGTTGGTATTGGGGCTTCTAACGGGGCTTTACTTAGTCAGCAGGCGTACCCTCAGGGCAAGCAAATAGCTTTACAACTAGCCATAAATCAGATATAGTCTAGATAAACGAGTAGTGAAGTAATAATTCACAGCTTTTCGTTTTAACGCTACAAACCTAAGGAGAAAATTTTAATATGTCGATATCCAGTATTTCTATGGATGATCTTTTGGCTGATCAATCCATTAAGGCTCTTAATGTTGAGGATCTTGTTGAGGGTACTGTTTTAGCTAAGGATCGCCGTGAACTTTGGCTTGATCTTGGGGCTTACGGAACAGGAGTAGTTAGTGGTCGCGAAGTCGAGCAATCTAGCAAGGATCTTAAGATAGGTGACGCCGTTTCGGCCTCCGTTATAGATCTTGAAAATGATGACGGGTATATCGGCCTTAGCCTTAAAAAGGTTGCCAAAGAGAAGGGCTGGGATGAGCTAGAGACCAGATTTAAGAATAAAGAAGTCTTTGGAATAGTGCCATTTGATGCTAACAAGGGCGGAATGCTCATTGAAGTAGATGGCGTTCGTGGCTTCTTGCCAGTGAGCCAGCTATCTGGAGAAAACTATCCGCGAGTGACTGGTGCCGACAAGGATGAAATACTCCACAGGCTAAATACTCTAGTTGGTCGTACACTAATGATTAGAATCCTTGATTTGGATCGTAGACAGAGCAAACTAATCGTATCCGAGAAAGAAGCGCAGCGAGAGTTCACAGAAGGTAAAATCGCGGCCTTTAAAGTTGGTGATACTATCAAGGGCATAGTTACGGGGGTGGTAGACTTCGGAGTCTTTGTGAATGTCGATGGCATCGAAGGCCTGGTTCATATTTCCGAAATCGCCTGGGATAGGGTTGATAACCCCTCAAAGTATGTCAAGGTTGGTCAAGAAGTGGAGGCAGTAATTATCGCTATCGATCAAGATAAGCTGTCTTTATCAATAAAGCAACTAACAGAAGACCCTTGGCAAAAAGAGATATCCGTTTATAAGCTTGGCGATAAGATAGATGGTAAAGTTACGAGAATAACTCCTTTCGGTGCTTTTGTTCAAATTAGCCCTGTAATAGAGGCTTTGGTCCATATCTCGGAGCTATCAGGCGACCATGTGACTGATCCTAATAAGCTCGTGAAGGTTGGTGAAACCAAACAATTTAGAGTCATCGGAATAGATACTGAGCAACACAAACTTTCTCTTAGCCTTAAGCCCACCGAAGCATCTCAAGACAAGGTCGCTAAAGCCAAAGAAACTATTAAGGATTAAACACTTTGACGGCCAAAACTCTACATGTCCCAATCCGCAGCTGTAGGTCGTGCCGTAGTAAACTGCCCAAATCACAGCTTAACAGGTGGGTTATAAGGGACGAAGAATTAGTTTTGGATCCTAATAAAAACATTGATGGCCGCGGAGCCTATGTTTGCTCAGATGATTGCTATAATAAGGTTTATAAACAACTGCCATTTATCTTAAAAAGGAGGCACTAGTGAAAGAAGAACTAAACAAGGTTGAAGCACCAGAAGTTATTACTGTTGGTGAGTTTGCTAGTCTGATAGGTAAGGGCCCGGCCGCAGTTGTAGGTGAGCTGATGAAGAATGGGGTAATGGCCACCGTTAATGAGAATATTGATTTTGATACAGCCCAAATAATTGGTGCGGAACTTGGCTTTGAAATAATTCCTAAACCGGCAGATCAGGCGGAGCGTCCTAATAAAGAAGACAGTAGTCCTCAAAAGACAAGGCCTCCAGTTATTGCTGTGATGGGCCATGTAGATCATGGCAAAACTAGCCTTTTGGATGCTATCAGAAATGCTGAAGTAGCTGCAGGTGAATCTGGGGGGATTACTCAGCACATTGGCGCCTACCAGGTCACCAAAAACGATAGAGTGATAACATTTTTAGATACCCCTGGTCATGAGGCTTTTTCGGCTCTTCGCGAACATGGGGCTAAGATTGCTGATATTGCGATTATTGTCGTCGCAGCCGATGACGGCGTAAAGCCACAGACAAAAGAAGCCATTGATCATGCCAAACAAGCTGGGGCATCGCTGGTGATTGCAATTAATAAGATCGATAAAGAAGGCGCGGATACCAACAGAGTTAAGCAGGAGCTATCCGAAATAGATGTCTTGCCAGATGACTGGGGTGGCGATGTGCCCTGCGTTGAGGTGTCTGCAAAAACAGGCGATGGCATTGCTAAGCTTCTAGAGGTGGTACTGCTGGTAGCAGATATAGTAGAAACTAAAGCTCGGGCTACTGGCCTTGGGCGTGGAGTTGTGATTGAGTCTCACCTAGATACAGGAATGGGCCCTATTGTAACCCTATTATTACAGGAAGGTACTTTGCAGACTGGCGACTGGATCATTGCTGGCTCTAGTTACGGAAAGATTAGAACGATGTTGGATTTTAAGGGCAATAAACTAAAGCAGTCGACACCTGCGATGCCAGCAATTGTATCAGGCCTCAAATCGCTACCTGATTTCGGTAATTGGTTCGAACAAGTTAAGACTGAAAGAGAAGCTAAAGACTGGGTAGAGAGACAGTCTCGAAAGCAAAGCTTCAAATCAGTCACCTCGATCAAGAGCAAGACAGCTGAAGATATTGCTAACGCCATGGTAGAGGGGGATATTAAAGAGTTGCCGCTGGTAGTTAAAGCTGATGTCCAGGGCTCGCTCGAATCACTGCTTACCGCTTTAGGCCAAGTCGGTAATGACGAGGTTAGGGCTAAGGTAGTTTCATCTGGGGTTGGAGACATATCAGAGAGTGATGTCCAGGCCGCCGCTGCCGCGGGGGCAGTTATCCTTGGGTTCCATGTCAGTATTAATGCAGCAGTTAATCAGCAGGCCAAACGGTCTGGAGTCGACTTCCAGCTCTATAAGGTTATTTATGAACTCTTAGATGATGTTAGGGGCTGGCTGTCTAGCATGCTAGATCCTGAAATAATCGAGACAATCAACGCTAAATTAAAAATTCTAGGAGTCTTCAAGACCACCAAGG
This portion of the Patescibacteria group bacterium genome encodes:
- a CDS encoding Ltp family lipoprotein, whose protein sequence is MTTAMLSLFLGGFGVDRFYLGKMGTGILKLITFGGFGIWYLIDLILILTGAMKSMDGQLLANRKKNIKSALIMTGVVFVIVIAIGAVSPKTPTATESTNTKPVDTKPAETKPVDTKPAETKPPEVPAETVSQKNAVSKAKGYLSYTAFSHDGLVAQLEYEKFTHEDAVYGADNSGGDWMVQAAKKAKSYMEYSSFSRGSLISQLEYDKFTLAQATHGADSVGL
- a CDS encoding S1 RNA-binding domain-containing protein, producing the protein MSISSISMDDLLADQSIKALNVEDLVEGTVLAKDRRELWLDLGAYGTGVVSGREVEQSSKDLKIGDAVSASVIDLENDDGYIGLSLKKVAKEKGWDELETRFKNKEVFGIVPFDANKGGMLIEVDGVRGFLPVSQLSGENYPRVTGADKDEILHRLNTLVGRTLMIRILDLDRRQSKLIVSEKEAQREFTEGKIAAFKVGDTIKGIVTGVVDFGVFVNVDGIEGLVHISEIAWDRVDNPSKYVKVGQEVEAVIIAIDQDKLSLSIKQLTEDPWQKEISVYKLGDKIDGKVTRITPFGAFVQISPVIEALVHISELSGDHVTDPNKLVKVGETKQFRVIGIDTEQHKLSLSLKPTEASQDKVAKAKETIKD
- the infB gene encoding translation initiation factor IF-2 translates to MKEELNKVEAPEVITVGEFASLIGKGPAAVVGELMKNGVMATVNENIDFDTAQIIGAELGFEIIPKPADQAERPNKEDSSPQKTRPPVIAVMGHVDHGKTSLLDAIRNAEVAAGESGGITQHIGAYQVTKNDRVITFLDTPGHEAFSALREHGAKIADIAIIVVAADDGVKPQTKEAIDHAKQAGASLVIAINKIDKEGADTNRVKQELSEIDVLPDDWGGDVPCVEVSAKTGDGIAKLLEVVLLVADIVETKARATGLGRGVVIESHLDTGMGPIVTLLLQEGTLQTGDWIIAGSSYGKIRTMLDFKGNKLKQSTPAMPAIVSGLKSLPDFGNWFEQVKTEREAKDWVERQSRKQSFKSVTSIKSKTAEDIANAMVEGDIKELPLVVKADVQGSLESLLTALGQVGNDEVRAKVVSSGVGDISESDVQAAAAAGAVILGFHVSINAAVNQQAKRSGVDFQLYKVIYELLDDVRGWLSSMLDPEIIETINAKLKILGVFKTTKDKVVCGGKVLSGKVVPGLEVRILRSGKLIGMGKLSSLQKDKQSAKEAMENEECGLEVATTKTIEISDELEFITTSQQPRKL